From one Odontesthes bonariensis isolate fOdoBon6 chromosome 14, fOdoBon6.hap1, whole genome shotgun sequence genomic stretch:
- the LOC142399000 gene encoding solute carrier family 22 member 23-like: MALVQLETGDHQPENGFVSPETTSPGLLTRIDGSVLPFLGGFGKYQKQLIVLTWIPALFIGFSQYSDNVLLAQPNNTCIQPLANLTNQSAGYSSLLESPKNISARSAPIYINGNHSTQNDTANMQCECSEWTFELHSGLVQNVVTKWSLVCDSAWKVHIAKFSLLVGSIFGYLVFGILADWFGRHPVLIISVLFMLVFGLTVAFSVNVPMFSTLRFFEGFCLAGITLSLYVLRIELCLPGWRFSMTMVASFVVLGGQLLMPGVAYLCRDWQVLQVVTICPLLLMLSYIWIFPESLRWLLATQQYCRSKWIMGHIAKKNRVNMELDVDNILPELQRALQKKPKKTCIVKMVGTRNLWKNIVVLCVNSLTGYGIHHCFARSMMDQDVQEITMFHNFYADYYTMAGIAVASCIALCPAVGLMGRRGGLLMFMIVTALASLLQLGLLNLLGKYSYHLNINSSDKLKKNFSVAFSIIGMFSSHAVSNLSIFFCAEITPTVIRGGGLGLVLASAGFGMLTAPIMELHNQKGYFLHHIIFACCTLICIICILLLPETRYQPLPETLADGESYTRQPLLPPRRPGEQRLLLAPSESSRDYTRVHDTPLHEAAATAVSTMDSTASSAVDLTVPLAGEMSACMHMEVHPRKPELKDPNGHSVSSSSPTPVTALGKDGIIHASKEQSLSSTSLHKAPCITDPLLPDAEETPATVLDSVEPQTNCTPLELNDIAPSPTSEDGSGPAASQDSSSPSLPQTVPASLLICTTPVLEPPPSSTLESPNPLDNDIDTIITASDPSLCEDAHSTSTNSPTPSMHDGLPPSPVPSPVPSPVPSPLPGTDCDIPSHPPSFISPNSDIPIQLDIADEATFTPSIRDSQSAQLDSTSPYVKDGPTHPSTPPSPDTISPSPTPPPPIDSGHMTSVESSIPPTMHTVITAVSPPVLPVTDIMNTLTPESAILTVSDIVPEPVVALVLDSVPSSIIDLGSTEAEAPSSLMDCTVSSPIDSGVLSVSHKESASTENNIVSSTSSS, encoded by the exons ATGGCCTTGGTGCAGCTCGAAACGGGGGACCATCAGCCGGAGAACGGCTTCGTGTCCCCCGAAACCACGTCGCCGGGGCTGCTGACACGCATCGACGGCTCAGTTCTGCCATTTCTCGGGGGATTTGGGAAGTACCAGAAACAGCTGATCGTGCTGACATGGATTCCGGCGTTATTTATTGGATTCAGCCAGTACTCTGATAATGTCCTTCTCGCCCAGCCAAACAACACATGTATTCAGCCTTTGGCAAACCTGACTAATCAGAGTGCCGGTTATTCCTCGTTGTTGGAGAGTCCAAAAAACATCAGCGCACGCTCGGCTCCTATTTATATCAATGGAAACCACAGCACGCAAAACGACACGGCCAACATGCAGTGTGAGTGCAGCGAGTGGACGTTCGAGCTGCACTCGGGACTTGTGCAGAACGTGGTTACAAAG TGGAGTCTGGTGTGTGACTCGGCATGGAAAGTCCACATTGCAAAGTTCTCTCTGTTGGTGGGATCAATCTTTGGCTACCTGGTGTTTGGCATACTTGCAGACTG GTTTGGCCGACACCCAGTCCTGATCATATCGGTGCTGTTCATGCTGGTGTTTGGTCTGACTGTAGCTTTCTCCGTCAACGTCCCCATGTTCAGTACCTTGCGTTTCTTTGAGGGCTTCTGCCTGGCAGGGATCACCTTATCTCTCTACGTCCTCA GAATTGAGCTGTGCCTGCCAGGGTGGCGATTTTCCATGACCATGGTGGCCAGTTTTGTGGTTTTGGGTGGTCAGCTCCTCATGCCCGGTGTGGCGTACCTTTGTCGCGACTGGCAGGTACTTCAGGTTGTCACCATCTGTCCCCTGCTGCTTATGCTGTCCTACATTTG GATTTTCCCTGAGTCACTGCGTTGGCTGCTGGCCACTCAGCAGTACTGCCGCTCCAAATGGATCATGGGACACATTGCAAAGAAGAATCGAGTGAACATGGAACTTGATGTGGATAACATCCTTCCAG AACTCCAAAGAGCTCTtcaaaaaaagcccaaaaagaCATGCATCGTGAAAATGGTTGGGACGAGGAACCTGTGGAAGAACATTGTTGTTCTATGCGTCAACTC GCTAACAGGTTATGGGATCCACCACTGCTTTGCCCGCAGCATGATGGATCAGGACGTCCAAGAAATCACTATGTTTCACAACTTCTATGCTGACTATTACACAATGGCGGGCATTGCGGTGGCATCGTGCATTGCACTGTGCCCAGCTGTAGGCCTGATGGGTCGGCGTGGTGGCCTTCTTATGTTCATGATCGTCACTGCCCTGGCTTCGCTGCTGCAGCTTGGTCTGCTCAACT TGCTGGGGAAGTACAGTTACCATCTAAATATAA ATAGCTCAGATAAGCTGAAAAAGAACTTCTCCGTCGCTTTCTCCATCATCGGTATGTTCTCCTCCCACGCAGTCAGCAACCTGAGCATCTTCTTCTGTGCTGAGATCACCCCCACTGTGATCAG GGGTGGTGGTCTGGGCCTGGTGCTAGCCAGTGCTGGCTTTGGCATGCTCACTGCCCCAATCATGGAACTTCACAATCAAAAGGGCTACTTTCTTCACCACATCATTTTTGCCTGCTGCACTctcatttgcataatttgcATTCTCCTGTTGCCTGAGACACGCTACCAACCTCTCCCTGAGACCTTGGCTGATGGCGAGAGCTACACTCGTCAACCTCTACTTCCCCCGAGGAGACCTGGAGAACAGCGGCTATTGCTGGCCCCGTCTGAGAGCAGCAGGGACTATACCAGAGTGCATGATACGCCACTCCATGAGGCAGCAGCCACGGCAGTGTCAACCATGGACTCCACTGCCTCTTCAGCCGTGGACTTAACTGTCCCATTGGCTGGAGAAATGTCTGCCTGCATGCACATGGAGGTGCACCCTAGGAAGCCTGAGCTTAAAGACCCCAACGGTCACTCTGTTTCATCTTCATCCCCGACTCCTGTAACAGCCCTGGGTAAAGATGGCATCATACATGCAAGCAAAGAGCAATCGTTGTCTTCCACTTCTTTACACAAAGCTCCATGCATCACAGACCCACTTCTACCTGATGCAGAAGAAACTCCTGCAACAGTCCTGGATTCTGTTGAGCCACAGACAAATTGTACCCCTCTTGAATTAAATGACATTGCTCCTTCTCCCACAAGCGAAGATGGCTCAGGCCCTGCCGCTTCACAGGactcttcctctccctccctcccccaaACCGTGCCCGCTTCTTTATTGATCTGCACCACGCCCGTTCTTGAGCCCCCACCTAGCTCCACGTTGGAGTCTCCAAACCCCTTGGATAACGATATTGACACAATCATCACAGCGTCTGACCCATCTTTATGCGAGGATGCTCATTCCACTTCTACAAACTCCCCCACTCCATCAATGCATGACggtctccctccatctcctgttCCCTCTCCTGTTCCCTCTCCTGTTCCCTCTCCCCTTCCTGGGACAGACTGTGACATTCCCTCTCATCCTCCATCCTTCATTAGCCCAAACTCTGACATTCCCATCCAGTTAGACATAGCAGATGAAGCTACATTTACTCCTTCCATTAGAGACTCCCAGTCTGCACAGTTAGATTCTACCTCTCCTTATGTTAAAGATGGACCTACTCATCCTTCTACTCCCCCGAGTCCTGACACTATTTCACCATCACCCACACCTCCTCCACCTATTGACTCAGGCCATATGACCTCAGTAGAATCCTCCATTCCCCCTACAATGCATACTGTCATCACTGCAGTGTCTCCTCCTGTCCTCCCTGTCACAGACATTATGAATACCCTGACTCCAGAATCAGCCATCCTGACTGTCTCAGACATTGTACCAGAACCCGTAGTTGCCCTTGTCTTGGATTCAGTACCAAGTTCCATTATAGATTTAGGTTCTACAGAAGCAGAAGCTCCTTCGTCTTTAATGGACTGTACCGTATCCTCCCCCATagactctggtgtcctttctgTCAGTCACAAGGAGAGCGCCAGCACAGAAAACAACATTGTGAGTAGCACATCGTCATCGTGA